From a region of the Natator depressus isolate rNatDep1 chromosome 15, rNatDep2.hap1, whole genome shotgun sequence genome:
- the ANAPC7 gene encoding anaphase-promoting complex subunit 7 isoform X2 has protein sequence MALQQKKALSKTSKVRPSTGNAAATPQSQCLPSEIEVKYKMAECYTMLKQDKDAIAILDGIPSRQRTPKINMMLANLYKKAGQERSSVTSYKEVLRQCPLALDAILGLLSLSVKGAEVASMTMNVIQSIPNLDWLSVWIKAYAFVHTGDNTRAINTICSLEKKSLLRDNVDLLGSLADLYFRAGDNKNSILKFEQAQMLDPYLIKGMDVYGYLLARDGRLEDVENLGCRLFNISDQHAEPWVVSGCHSFYSKRYSRALYLGAKAIQLNSNSVQALLLKGAALRNMGRVQEAIIHFREAIRLAPCRLDCYEGLIDCYLASNSIREAMVMANNVYKTLGANAQTLTLLATVCLEDPVTQEKAKTLLDKALTQRPDYIKAVVKKAELLSREQKYEDGIALLRNALANQSDCVLHRILGDFLVAVSEYQEAMDQYSIALSLDPNDQKSLEGMQKMEKEESPTDATQEEDVDDMEGSGEEGDLEGSDSEAAQWADQEQWFGMQ, from the exons ATGGCCTTGCAGCAGAAGAAAGCATTAAGTAAAACTTCAAAAGTAAGACCCTCTACTGGGAATGCTGCAGCCACTCCACAGAGTCAG TGTCTGCCATCTGAAATTGAAGTGAAATACAAGATGGCTGAATGCTACACAATGTTGAAGCAAGATAAAGATGCTATTGCTATACTAGATGGAATTCCTTCAAGACAGAGAACCCCCAAG ATTAACATGATGTTGGCAAATTTGTACAAGAAGGCAGGTCAAGAACGCTCATCTGTTACCAGTTACAAAGAAGTGCTGAGACAGTGTCCATTAGCACTCGATGCCATACTAG GTTTGCTGTCACTTTCAGTAAAAGGGGCAGAAGTGGCTTCCATGACGATGAATGTTATTCAAAGCATCCCTAACTTGGACTGGCTTTCAGTGTGGATCAAAGCATATGCATTTGTGCACACTGGAGATAATACTAGAGCAATTAACACCATCTG CTCATTAGAGAAAAAGTCTTTACTGAGGGATAATGTGGATCTATTGGGTAGCTTAGCAGACCTGTATTTCCGAGCTGGAGATAATAAAAACTCGATTCTGAAATTTGAGCAGGCACAAATGCTGGATCCTTATCTGATAAAAG GAATGGACGTATATGGCTACTTACTGGCACGTGATGGTCGACTGGAGGACGTGGAGAACTTGGGCTGCCGTCTTTTCAATATTTCTGATCAGCATGCAGAACCGTGGGTGGTGTCAGG GTGTCACAGTTTCTACAGTAAACGATACTCCCGGGCCCTGTATTTAGGAGCCAAAGCTATTCAGCTGAATAGTAATAGTGTTCAAGCTTTGCTGCTGAAAGGGGCTGCTCTTAGAAATATGGGACGCGTACAAGAGGCAATTATACATTTCCGAGAAGCAATACGCCTTGCACCTTGCAGGCTTGACTGTTATGAAG GCCTCATTGATTGTTATCTGGCATCCAACAGTATCCGTGAAGCAATGGTTATGGCTAACAATGTGTACAAAACCCTGGGAGCAAATGCACAGACGCTTACTCTGTTAGCAACAGTCTGTCTTGAAGATCCAGTCACACAAGAGAAAGCAAAAACCTTATTAGATAAGGCACTGACACAGAGACCAGATTACATTAAAGCTGTGGTAAAAAAAGCGGAGCTTCtta GTAGAGAACAGAAATATGAAGATGGAATAGCTTTGTTGAGGAATGCACTGGCCAATCAGAGTGACTGTGTTCTGCATCGAATACTGGGTGACTTTCTTGTAGCAGTCAGTGAATATCAAGAAGCCATGGACCAGTACAGTATTGCCCTAAG CTTGGATCCCAATGATCAGAAGTCTTTAGAAGGAATGCAGAAAATGGAAAAAGAGGAGAGTCCAACAGATGCAAcccaggaggaggatgtggatGACATGGAGGGAAGTGGAGAAGAAGGGGATTTGGAGGGCAGTGATAGTGAAGCAGCACAGTGGGCAGATCAAGAACAATGGTTTGGCATGCAGTGA
- the ANAPC7 gene encoding anaphase-promoting complex subunit 7 isoform X3: MAECYTMLKQDKDAIAILDGIPSRQRTPKINMMLANLYKKAGQERSSVTSYKEVLRQCPLALDAILGLLSLSVKGAEVASMTMNVIQSIPNLDWLSVWIKAYAFVHTGDNTRAINTICSLEKKSLLRDNVDLLGSLADLYFRAGDNKNSILKFEQAQMLDPYLIKGMDVYGYLLARDGRLEDVENLGCRLFNISDQHAEPWVVSGCHSFYSKRYSRALYLGAKAIQLNSNSVQALLLKGAALRNMGRVQEAIIHFREAIRLAPCRLDCYEGLIDCYLASNSIREAMVMANNVYKTLGANAQTLTLLATVCLEDPVTQEKAKTLLDKALTQRPDYIKAVVKKAELLSREQKYEDGIALLRNALANQSDCVLHRILGDFLVAVSEYQEAMDQYSIALSLDPNDQKSLEGMQKMEKEESPTDATQEEDVDDMEGSGEEGDLEGSDSEAAQWADQEQWFGMQ, from the exons ATGGCTGAATGCTACACAATGTTGAAGCAAGATAAAGATGCTATTGCTATACTAGATGGAATTCCTTCAAGACAGAGAACCCCCAAG ATTAACATGATGTTGGCAAATTTGTACAAGAAGGCAGGTCAAGAACGCTCATCTGTTACCAGTTACAAAGAAGTGCTGAGACAGTGTCCATTAGCACTCGATGCCATACTAG GTTTGCTGTCACTTTCAGTAAAAGGGGCAGAAGTGGCTTCCATGACGATGAATGTTATTCAAAGCATCCCTAACTTGGACTGGCTTTCAGTGTGGATCAAAGCATATGCATTTGTGCACACTGGAGATAATACTAGAGCAATTAACACCATCTG CTCATTAGAGAAAAAGTCTTTACTGAGGGATAATGTGGATCTATTGGGTAGCTTAGCAGACCTGTATTTCCGAGCTGGAGATAATAAAAACTCGATTCTGAAATTTGAGCAGGCACAAATGCTGGATCCTTATCTGATAAAAG GAATGGACGTATATGGCTACTTACTGGCACGTGATGGTCGACTGGAGGACGTGGAGAACTTGGGCTGCCGTCTTTTCAATATTTCTGATCAGCATGCAGAACCGTGGGTGGTGTCAGG GTGTCACAGTTTCTACAGTAAACGATACTCCCGGGCCCTGTATTTAGGAGCCAAAGCTATTCAGCTGAATAGTAATAGTGTTCAAGCTTTGCTGCTGAAAGGGGCTGCTCTTAGAAATATGGGACGCGTACAAGAGGCAATTATACATTTCCGAGAAGCAATACGCCTTGCACCTTGCAGGCTTGACTGTTATGAAG GCCTCATTGATTGTTATCTGGCATCCAACAGTATCCGTGAAGCAATGGTTATGGCTAACAATGTGTACAAAACCCTGGGAGCAAATGCACAGACGCTTACTCTGTTAGCAACAGTCTGTCTTGAAGATCCAGTCACACAAGAGAAAGCAAAAACCTTATTAGATAAGGCACTGACACAGAGACCAGATTACATTAAAGCTGTGGTAAAAAAAGCGGAGCTTCtta GTAGAGAACAGAAATATGAAGATGGAATAGCTTTGTTGAGGAATGCACTGGCCAATCAGAGTGACTGTGTTCTGCATCGAATACTGGGTGACTTTCTTGTAGCAGTCAGTGAATATCAAGAAGCCATGGACCAGTACAGTATTGCCCTAAG CTTGGATCCCAATGATCAGAAGTCTTTAGAAGGAATGCAGAAAATGGAAAAAGAGGAGAGTCCAACAGATGCAAcccaggaggaggatgtggatGACATGGAGGGAAGTGGAGAAGAAGGGGATTTGGAGGGCAGTGATAGTGAAGCAGCACAGTGGGCAGATCAAGAACAATGGTTTGGCATGCAGTGA
- the ANAPC7 gene encoding anaphase-promoting complex subunit 7 isoform X1: MSVVEHVREMAAAGLHSNVRLLSGLLLTMSGNNPELFSPSQKYQLLVYHADSLFHDKEYRNAVSKYTMALQQKKALSKTSKVRPSTGNAAATPQSQCLPSEIEVKYKMAECYTMLKQDKDAIAILDGIPSRQRTPKINMMLANLYKKAGQERSSVTSYKEVLRQCPLALDAILGLLSLSVKGAEVASMTMNVIQSIPNLDWLSVWIKAYAFVHTGDNTRAINTICSLEKKSLLRDNVDLLGSLADLYFRAGDNKNSILKFEQAQMLDPYLIKGMDVYGYLLARDGRLEDVENLGCRLFNISDQHAEPWVVSGCHSFYSKRYSRALYLGAKAIQLNSNSVQALLLKGAALRNMGRVQEAIIHFREAIRLAPCRLDCYEGLIDCYLASNSIREAMVMANNVYKTLGANAQTLTLLATVCLEDPVTQEKAKTLLDKALTQRPDYIKAVVKKAELLSREQKYEDGIALLRNALANQSDCVLHRILGDFLVAVSEYQEAMDQYSIALSLDPNDQKSLEGMQKMEKEESPTDATQEEDVDDMEGSGEEGDLEGSDSEAAQWADQEQWFGMQ, from the exons ATGAGCGTGGTGGAGCATGTGCGGGAGATGGCGGCTGCCGGGCTCCACTCCAACGTGCGGCTCCTCAGCGGGCTCCTGCTCACCATGAGCGGCAACAACCC TGAGTTATTCTCGCCATCACAAAAGTACCAGCTTCTTGTATATCATGCAGATTCCCTCTTCCATGACAAGGAATATAGGAATGCTGTAAGTAAGTATACAATGGCCTTGCAGCAGAAGAAAGCATTAAGTAAAACTTCAAAAGTAAGACCCTCTACTGGGAATGCTGCAGCCACTCCACAGAGTCAG TGTCTGCCATCTGAAATTGAAGTGAAATACAAGATGGCTGAATGCTACACAATGTTGAAGCAAGATAAAGATGCTATTGCTATACTAGATGGAATTCCTTCAAGACAGAGAACCCCCAAG ATTAACATGATGTTGGCAAATTTGTACAAGAAGGCAGGTCAAGAACGCTCATCTGTTACCAGTTACAAAGAAGTGCTGAGACAGTGTCCATTAGCACTCGATGCCATACTAG GTTTGCTGTCACTTTCAGTAAAAGGGGCAGAAGTGGCTTCCATGACGATGAATGTTATTCAAAGCATCCCTAACTTGGACTGGCTTTCAGTGTGGATCAAAGCATATGCATTTGTGCACACTGGAGATAATACTAGAGCAATTAACACCATCTG CTCATTAGAGAAAAAGTCTTTACTGAGGGATAATGTGGATCTATTGGGTAGCTTAGCAGACCTGTATTTCCGAGCTGGAGATAATAAAAACTCGATTCTGAAATTTGAGCAGGCACAAATGCTGGATCCTTATCTGATAAAAG GAATGGACGTATATGGCTACTTACTGGCACGTGATGGTCGACTGGAGGACGTGGAGAACTTGGGCTGCCGTCTTTTCAATATTTCTGATCAGCATGCAGAACCGTGGGTGGTGTCAGG GTGTCACAGTTTCTACAGTAAACGATACTCCCGGGCCCTGTATTTAGGAGCCAAAGCTATTCAGCTGAATAGTAATAGTGTTCAAGCTTTGCTGCTGAAAGGGGCTGCTCTTAGAAATATGGGACGCGTACAAGAGGCAATTATACATTTCCGAGAAGCAATACGCCTTGCACCTTGCAGGCTTGACTGTTATGAAG GCCTCATTGATTGTTATCTGGCATCCAACAGTATCCGTGAAGCAATGGTTATGGCTAACAATGTGTACAAAACCCTGGGAGCAAATGCACAGACGCTTACTCTGTTAGCAACAGTCTGTCTTGAAGATCCAGTCACACAAGAGAAAGCAAAAACCTTATTAGATAAGGCACTGACACAGAGACCAGATTACATTAAAGCTGTGGTAAAAAAAGCGGAGCTTCtta GTAGAGAACAGAAATATGAAGATGGAATAGCTTTGTTGAGGAATGCACTGGCCAATCAGAGTGACTGTGTTCTGCATCGAATACTGGGTGACTTTCTTGTAGCAGTCAGTGAATATCAAGAAGCCATGGACCAGTACAGTATTGCCCTAAG CTTGGATCCCAATGATCAGAAGTCTTTAGAAGGAATGCAGAAAATGGAAAAAGAGGAGAGTCCAACAGATGCAAcccaggaggaggatgtggatGACATGGAGGGAAGTGGAGAAGAAGGGGATTTGGAGGGCAGTGATAGTGAAGCAGCACAGTGGGCAGATCAAGAACAATGGTTTGGCATGCAGTGA